A single window of Labrus mixtus chromosome 23, fLabMix1.1, whole genome shotgun sequence DNA harbors:
- the LOC132958247 gene encoding fatty acid-binding protein, intestinal-like: MAFNGNWKVDRNENYDKFMEQMGINIMKRKLAEHDNLKITIEQTGDKFHIKESSTFRTKDIDFTLGVQFDYSLADGTEVSGTWEMEGDMLKGKFTRKDNSKVLTTTRALVGGELVQTYNYEGVDAKRVFKKQ; encoded by the exons ATGGCGTTCAACGGAAACTGGAAGGTCGACCGCAACGAAAACTATGACAAGTTCATGGAGCAAATGG GTATTAATATCATGAAGCGCAAGCTAGCAGAGCACGACAACTTGAAGATCACCATCGAGCAGACCGGGGACAAGTTTCACATCAAGGAGTCCAGCACCTTCCGCACCAAGGACATCGATTTCACCCTGGGCGTGCAGTTCGACTACAGCCTGGCCGATGGTACAGAAGTCTCA GGAACATGGGAGATGGAGGGCGACATGCTGAAAGGCAAATTCACCAGGAAAGACAACAGCAAGGTCCTGACCACCACCCGAGCTCTGGTGGGAGGAGAGCTGGTGCAG ACTTACAACTATGAGGGAGTGGATGCCAAGAGGGTTTTCAAGAAGCAGTAA